One part of the Humulus lupulus chromosome 9, drHumLupu1.1, whole genome shotgun sequence genome encodes these proteins:
- the LOC133799826 gene encoding uncharacterized protein LOC133799826: MEQSSENQRVSWRNMDVVKTFLETCIQEVSLNGRLGSSLKPDSWNKVRQVLETTHSFIANQKQMKNHFDYLKDKYQAWFPITKKTETIYDPTTNTILMSNAEWDEALFDGTTATGVYGWSPSCTIPRPVTSSTSPNMETDAFSEESAPSNQNDDAVNTSPSQYSNPLGGQKKKRKLSSQ, encoded by the exons ATGGAACAATCTAGTGAAAATCAAAGAGTGAGTTGGAGGAATATGGATGTAGTAAAAACTTTTTTGGAGACTTGTATTCAAGAAGTTTCTCTAAATGGAAGACTTGGAAGTAGTTTGAAGCCAGATTCGTGGAATAAAGTTAGACAAGTGTTGGAGACTACTCATTCTTTCATTGCAAATCAAAAGCAAATGAAGAATCATTTTGATTATCTAAAGGATAAATATCAAGCTTGGTTTCCaataactaagaaaacagagacTATTTATGATCCTACAACTAATACCATTCTTATGTCAAATGCTGAATGGGATGA AGCACTCTTTGATGGTACTACTGCAACCGGAGTTTATGGTTGGAGTCCTAgttgtacaattcctcgacctgTTACCTCATCTACATCTCCTAATATGGAGACAGATGCTTTTTCTGAAGAAAGTGCACCTAGTAACCAAAATGATGACGCTGTAAACACTTCTCCATCTCAATATTCAAATCCTTTAGGAGgacaaaagaagaaaagaaagctCTCGTCTCAATAA